The DNA sequence AACGTCTCGGTCCGACTCACCGAGTCAGCTACGCTCCTTAACGCGCCTGCCCCAATTTCTCCGTCGACAATAATTatgtccttttcttttctcatttttcgaaaaataataataatttctccACCTGACTTTCCACAATTACATCCAATTGTTATTCGCCACGTGGATTACACTCGTATGTGAATTCATTCCTTTCTcctcgttaaaaaaaaaaagacatccaCGCGTCCGCGTGCCTTCTTAAATGCTCTTTCTGCGCCCTTTTTACTCATTTCtgaaacttctctctctctcctctctccccctctctctcgcTCGCCGCTCTCAGTCGCCGGAGATCTGATACTACTGAATTGGACCTCTCGGTTATAGTGATCGGATATGTCATCGCCTGCAACGTCTTATTGGTGTTACAGATGCACGCGCTTCATTCGCATGTGGGCCCAAGAAAATACCATCACCTGCCCCCACTGCGATGGAGGGTTCATCGAGGAGATCGACGCCTCTCCTTCGTCGGATAATCCTCACCCTCGGTTGGCAGCCTCCGCCATGCACTTGTTTGGAAACAACGCTCAAGATTCTGAGCACGCACCCGCCCTGGTGTCTCGCCGGAACCGCCGTAGCCCCGGAAACCGGTCGCCTTTCAACCCGGTTATCGTCCTACGCGGAGTATCGGCAGACCCCGTAGGCGACGGTGATGGAGAGAGGAACAGCTTCGAGTTGTATTACGACGACGGAGCTGGGTCCGGGCTTCGTCCACTGCCGGCGACCATGTCAGAGTTCTTGATGGGTTCGGGTTTCGAACGTTTGCTGGAGCAGCTGGCCCAGCTCGAAGTGACCGGGCTCGGCCGTCCCGAGAATCCGCCCGCATCTAAGGCCGCGATAGAGTCTCTACCGACGATCGAAATCGTGGACAGCCACGTCGGCTCCGAGTCCCACTGCGCGGTCTGCAAGGAAGCCTTCGAGCTCGGCGTGGAGGCCCGCGAGATGCCGTGCAAGCACATATACCACTCAGACTGCATCATCCCATGGCTTTCTCTACGAAACTCGTGCCCGGTTTGCCGGCACGAGTTACCGAGCGAGCGAAACGAGGGCGAGAATTCGGAAGAAGACACGGTAGGGTTGACCATATGGAGGCTACCGGGAGGTGGGTTTGCTGTGGGGAGGTTCTCTGGGGGGAGAAGAGCAGCTGCGGAGAGAGAACTACCGGTTGTGTACACGGAAATGGATGGTGGGCTTGGTGCTGGTGGGGCTCCGAGAAGGGTTTCGTGGGCTTCAAGGAGTGGGGGGAGGGAGAGTGGTGGGTTCCGCAGGGCTTTCCGgaatttcttctccttcttgagGTCGAGGCCTGATTCTTCTTCGTCTGCGCACTCTGGGTCTGAATCTCGGTCTATGAGCAGAAGTCGGAGTCATTCGGGTTCGGTGTTCAATAGGTACGTGCGAAGGCGGAACAACGCTTGGGTTTTGGGGGATCAGAGTGGGAATGGGAGGTGATTCTTTTGGTAATAAATGACAAAACTTGGCACTATATTTAGAAATCAAAGGTCGATTCACTGTAAATAGCATTGAATTTGGCAAGTTTTCCATGAAATGGAGACTGAGTAGAGAGAATCAGCCAGTTTGATTTATCATACTGCAGACTGCAGAGGTTTTGCTGGTGCGCAATTTGGAAGCTTTGTTGT is a window from the Carya illinoinensis cultivar Pawnee chromosome 14, C.illinoinensisPawnee_v1, whole genome shotgun sequence genome containing:
- the LOC122294843 gene encoding E3 ubiquitin-protein ligase RDUF2-like is translated as MSSPATSYWCYRCTRFIRMWAQENTITCPHCDGGFIEEIDASPSSDNPHPRLAASAMHLFGNNAQDSEHAPALVSRRNRRSPGNRSPFNPVIVLRGVSADPVGDGDGERNSFELYYDDGAGSGLRPLPATMSEFLMGSGFERLLEQLAQLEVTGLGRPENPPASKAAIESLPTIEIVDSHVGSESHCAVCKEAFELGVEAREMPCKHIYHSDCIIPWLSLRNSCPVCRHELPSERNEGENSEEDTVGLTIWRLPGGGFAVGRFSGGRRAAAERELPVVYTEMDGGLGAGGAPRRVSWASRSGGRESGGFRRAFRNFFSFLRSRPDSSSSAHSGSESRSMSRSRSHSGSVFNRYVRRRNNAWVLGDQSGNGR